Proteins encoded together in one Microcaecilia unicolor chromosome 3, aMicUni1.1, whole genome shotgun sequence window:
- the LOC115466473 gene encoding zinc finger protein 524-like, which translates to MEPASQNASFLWHPKAEPSTEDQTSGAQFGGVWPSPEKQKLHMGSWNLTPKRSGLPNTRAVKLEVQGGCGSRTEDGIKGDGLCFQPKNQGVGQQDDGGLHIEPLTKFSSLHHVAKPVQLYFNHGSKVHQGGRTEDPETSSSGGPAVKMEIGASAGDPLSKPLRRATWGPLLNSALTAGRDSVPEPNQEGTESPLIEDRLEDPILGQRALRRMPLKRYSRSPQSPGLMVRGPYCIKTTSTLRHFPEKSPPQQTSVINNRPVAQTPAPRGSSAQPHNSSNEVTGEGQFLLIDDKGVPYTVMKKDLDKAAEGKPQPHVEEVPPPPSPAPPAPPSSPPPGPRKLHYCLVCFRTFLYLSDLERHSITHSEHKPFECKVCGKSFKRSSHLQRHKHIHTGERPFRCTICLKGFRESGELLRHQRVHTGEKPYQCELCHLRFTERNTLRRHIKRKHARETFYQQEAGDSSDWGEATEDTLAEDNTE; encoded by the coding sequence ATGGAGCCGGCTAGTCAGAACGCATCCTTTCTTTGGCACCCGAAAGCAGAACCGTCCACAGAAGACCAGACCTCTGGGGCACAGTTTGGTGGTGTCTGGCCCAGCCCAGAGAAGCAGAAGCTGCACATGGGAAGCTGGAATCTGACGCCAAAGAGAAGTGGCTTGCCAAACACCAGAGCTGTGAAGCTGGAAGTCCAGGGAGGTTGTGGCAGCAGGACTGAGGATGGTATTAAGGGTGATGGCCTTTGTTTTCAGCCAAAGAACCAAGGGGTGGGTCAGCAGGATGATGGTGGCTTGCACATTGAACCACTGACCAAATTCAGCTCTCTTCACCATGTTGCAAAACCTGTCCAGCTGTATTTCAACCATGGCAGCAAAGTTCACCAGGGCGGAAGGACTGAGGACCCAGAAACTTCGTCCAGCGGGGGACCAGCGGTCAAAATGGAGATCGGTGCATCAGCTGGAGACCCCCTCTCTAAACCTTTGAGGCGTGCTACTTGGGGACCACTGCTAAACTCTGCGTTGACAGCTGGAAGGGATTCAGTGCCGGAGCCCAACCAGGAGGGAACTGAGAGCCCGTTGATTGAGGACAGACTGGAAGATCCCATCCTGGGACAGAGGGCTCTCAGGCGGATGCCCTTGAAGAGGTATTCAAGGAGCCCGCAGTCCCCTGGATTAATGGTCAGGGGTCCGTACTGCATAAAGACCACAAGCACCTTGAGACATTTTCCTGAGAAATCCCCTCCCCAGCAGACATCTGTTATCAACAACAGACCTGTAGCCCAAACTCCTGCTCCCAGGGGCTCATCGGCTCAACCACACAACAGCTCCAACGAAGTGACAGGAGAAGGCCAGTTCCTCTTGATCGATGATAAGGGGGTGCCCTACACCGTGATGAAAAAGGATCTGGACAAAGCAGCAGAGGGGAAACCCCAGCCCCATGTAGAGGAGGTGCCTCCTCCACCGTCGCCGGCACCACCAGCACCGCCTTCATCACCACCGCCGGGCCCCAGAAAGCTTCACTATTGCCTGGTCTGCTTCCGGACTTTCCTGTACCTGTCGGACCTAGAGCGGCACAGCATCACGCACTCGGAGCACAAGCCCTTCGAGTGCAAGGTTTGCGGGAAAAGCTTCAAGCGCTCCTCACACCTGCAGCGGCACAAGCATATCCACACGGGGGAGCGACCCTTCCGCTGCACCatctgtctgaagggcttcagaGAGTCCGGGGAGCTGCTGCGCCACCAGCGGGTGCATACGGGCGAGAAGCCGTACCAGTGTGAACTCTGCCACTTACGATTCACGGAACGCAACACGCTCCGCCGTCACATCAAGCGAAAGCATGCCCGGGAGACCTTCTATCAGCAGGAAGCAGGAGACAGCAGCGACTGGGGCGAGGCCACAGAGGATACATTGGCAGAGGATAACACGGAATGA
- the LOC115466465 gene encoding zinc finger protein 678-like isoform X1, with amino-acid sequence MEKSSGFQLGTTPSPCLRISNSGQKYKAGTQCDWEEGAADGEVLSCDGSPPGEADRADMSILSDQEGDGGGNEEAAPDCSEFILREQASFQSTEARGISPRLALREQHRRFYECESCGRRFSDPSNLRRHRHIHTGRRPYPCETCGATFRQKSQLERHRFVHTGERPFQCAFCPKGFRDSTELRVHYRVHTGERPYNCAECQQTFSRICYLKRHREKHRSLPKPAPGSVPSPSAPTDPASGGFPCTFCSRTFESKKQLELHRRGLHLRTGPSGQRLYECGDCRKRFNNSSNLRKHAVIHTGAKPFRCTVCGQRFRQATHLERHYLIHTGERPFPCPDCGKGFRDTSDLLKHQRVHTGEKPYQCSVCQKRFKHLHNARVHHQRHSVASVPTAEEGTQGVEGTVSPVQAKAKDSPREINSAGTWHINATDTCSRQQRMDQTSSDEETCTTAIQMTEVQCTATTRSTTDGIPSSRVQGTDVTHETSPRSARENEEQPLPEPLECSFCRKAFARISGLRRHSLIHTGHRPFGCHLCGKTFRQLSHLERHKRIHTGERRYHCTTCQKAFRESSDLLRHQQIHTREKCFRCPLCLKTYTQLRYLKMHRLKHGLNQEDEEEEEEEE; translated from the exons ATGGAGAAAAGCAGCGGCTTTCAGCTTGGAACAACTCCCTCACCTTGCCTCCGAATTAGTAACTCGGGCCAGAAATACAAAGCCGGGACCCAGTGTGACTGGGAAG AAGGAGCTGCCGATGGTGAAGTCCTGAGCTGTGACGGGTCACCTCCAGGGGAAGCGGACAGGGCAGACATGTCCATTCTTTCGGACCAGGAGGGCGACGGTGGTGGTAATGAGGAGGCTGCCCCGGACTGTTCGGAGTTCATACTCAGGGAACAGGCATCTTTCCAGAGCACAGAGGCAAGGGGGATCAGTCCCAGACTAGCGCTCCGGGAGCAGCACCGCCGCTTCTATGAATGCGAGTCCTGTGGCCGCCGCTTCTCAGACCCATCCAACCTGCGCCGCCACCGGCACATCCACACAGGTCGGAGGCCTTATCCCTGTGAGACCTGTGGAGCCACCTTCCGCCAGAAGTCGCAGCTGGAGCGGCACCGGTTCGTGCATACTGGTGAGCGGCCTTTCCAGTGCGCCTTCTGTCCCAAGGGCTTTCGCGACTCCACCGAACTACGTGTTCACTATCGGGTGCATACCGGAGAGCGCCCTTACAACTGCGCAGAGTGCCAGCAAACTTTCTCCCGGATCTGCTACCTGAAAAGGCATCGGGAGAAACACCGGTCCTTACCCAAGCCAGCCCCAGGCTCGGTGCCCAGCCCTTCAGCCCCCACTGACCCTGCGAGTGGGGGTTTCCCCTGCACCTTCTGCAGCCGGACCTTTGAGAGCAAGAAACAGCTCGAACTGCACCGGCGCGGGCTGCACCTGCGGACTGGCCCGTCTGGGCAGCGGCTTTACGAGTGCGGAGATTGCCGGAAGCGTTTCAACAACTCTTCCAACCTGCGCAAGCACGCGGTGATCCACACCGGGGCCAAGCCTTTCCGCTGTACTGTCTGCGGGCAGCGCTTCCGCCAGGCTACGCACCTGGAGCGTCACTACCTAATCCACACCGGGGAGCGGCCTTTCCCCTGCCCGGACTGCGGGAAAGGCTTCCGGGACACCAGCGACCTGCTGAAACACCAGCGGGTGCACACAGGCGAGAAGCCCTACCAATGCTCCGTCTGCCAAAAACGATTCAAGCATCTGCACAATGCCCGTGTGCATCACCAGCGTCACTCTGTTGCCTCTGTCCCCACCGCTGAAGAAGGGACACAAGGTGTAGAGGGAACTGTGTCTCCAGTGCAAGCCAAGGCAAAAGACAGTCCCAGAGAGATTAATAGTGCTGGCACATGGCATATTAATGCCACCGACACATGCAGCAGGCAGCAACGTATGGACCAGACCTCTAGTGATGAGGAGACGTGCACAACTGCAATACAGATGACTGAGGTACAGTGCACAGCTACGACTCGATCTACCACGGATGGCATCCCTAGCAGTAGGGTGCAGGGCACGGATGTCACCCACGAGACTTCCCCGCGGTCCGCTAGGGAGAACGAGGAGCAGCCGCTGCCGGAGCCCTTGGAGTGCAGCTTCTGCCGGAAGGCCTTTGCCCGGATCTCCGGCCTGCGCCGCCATTCCCTGATCCACACGGGCCACCGGCCCTTCGGCTGTCACCTGTGCGGAAAGACTTTCCGGCAGCTGTCGCACCTGGAGCGGCACAAGCGTATCCACACCGGGGAGCGACGCTACCATTGCACCACCTGTCAGAAGGCCTTCCGGGAGTCCAGCGACCTGCTGCGTCACCAGCAGATTCACACCCGGGAGAAATGCTTCCGCTGCCCCCTCTGCCTCAAGACCTATACCCAGTTGCGCTACTTAAAGATGCACCGCCTTAAGCATGGACTGAACCAAGAGGacgaagaagaggaggaggaggaggaatag
- the LOC115466465 gene encoding zinc finger protein 160-like isoform X2: MSILSDQEGDGGGNEEAAPDCSEFILREQASFQSTEARGISPRLALREQHRRFYECESCGRRFSDPSNLRRHRHIHTGRRPYPCETCGATFRQKSQLERHRFVHTGERPFQCAFCPKGFRDSTELRVHYRVHTGERPYNCAECQQTFSRICYLKRHREKHRSLPKPAPGSVPSPSAPTDPASGGFPCTFCSRTFESKKQLELHRRGLHLRTGPSGQRLYECGDCRKRFNNSSNLRKHAVIHTGAKPFRCTVCGQRFRQATHLERHYLIHTGERPFPCPDCGKGFRDTSDLLKHQRVHTGEKPYQCSVCQKRFKHLHNARVHHQRHSVASVPTAEEGTQGVEGTVSPVQAKAKDSPREINSAGTWHINATDTCSRQQRMDQTSSDEETCTTAIQMTEVQCTATTRSTTDGIPSSRVQGTDVTHETSPRSARENEEQPLPEPLECSFCRKAFARISGLRRHSLIHTGHRPFGCHLCGKTFRQLSHLERHKRIHTGERRYHCTTCQKAFRESSDLLRHQQIHTREKCFRCPLCLKTYTQLRYLKMHRLKHGLNQEDEEEEEEEE; the protein is encoded by the coding sequence ATGTCCATTCTTTCGGACCAGGAGGGCGACGGTGGTGGTAATGAGGAGGCTGCCCCGGACTGTTCGGAGTTCATACTCAGGGAACAGGCATCTTTCCAGAGCACAGAGGCAAGGGGGATCAGTCCCAGACTAGCGCTCCGGGAGCAGCACCGCCGCTTCTATGAATGCGAGTCCTGTGGCCGCCGCTTCTCAGACCCATCCAACCTGCGCCGCCACCGGCACATCCACACAGGTCGGAGGCCTTATCCCTGTGAGACCTGTGGAGCCACCTTCCGCCAGAAGTCGCAGCTGGAGCGGCACCGGTTCGTGCATACTGGTGAGCGGCCTTTCCAGTGCGCCTTCTGTCCCAAGGGCTTTCGCGACTCCACCGAACTACGTGTTCACTATCGGGTGCATACCGGAGAGCGCCCTTACAACTGCGCAGAGTGCCAGCAAACTTTCTCCCGGATCTGCTACCTGAAAAGGCATCGGGAGAAACACCGGTCCTTACCCAAGCCAGCCCCAGGCTCGGTGCCCAGCCCTTCAGCCCCCACTGACCCTGCGAGTGGGGGTTTCCCCTGCACCTTCTGCAGCCGGACCTTTGAGAGCAAGAAACAGCTCGAACTGCACCGGCGCGGGCTGCACCTGCGGACTGGCCCGTCTGGGCAGCGGCTTTACGAGTGCGGAGATTGCCGGAAGCGTTTCAACAACTCTTCCAACCTGCGCAAGCACGCGGTGATCCACACCGGGGCCAAGCCTTTCCGCTGTACTGTCTGCGGGCAGCGCTTCCGCCAGGCTACGCACCTGGAGCGTCACTACCTAATCCACACCGGGGAGCGGCCTTTCCCCTGCCCGGACTGCGGGAAAGGCTTCCGGGACACCAGCGACCTGCTGAAACACCAGCGGGTGCACACAGGCGAGAAGCCCTACCAATGCTCCGTCTGCCAAAAACGATTCAAGCATCTGCACAATGCCCGTGTGCATCACCAGCGTCACTCTGTTGCCTCTGTCCCCACCGCTGAAGAAGGGACACAAGGTGTAGAGGGAACTGTGTCTCCAGTGCAAGCCAAGGCAAAAGACAGTCCCAGAGAGATTAATAGTGCTGGCACATGGCATATTAATGCCACCGACACATGCAGCAGGCAGCAACGTATGGACCAGACCTCTAGTGATGAGGAGACGTGCACAACTGCAATACAGATGACTGAGGTACAGTGCACAGCTACGACTCGATCTACCACGGATGGCATCCCTAGCAGTAGGGTGCAGGGCACGGATGTCACCCACGAGACTTCCCCGCGGTCCGCTAGGGAGAACGAGGAGCAGCCGCTGCCGGAGCCCTTGGAGTGCAGCTTCTGCCGGAAGGCCTTTGCCCGGATCTCCGGCCTGCGCCGCCATTCCCTGATCCACACGGGCCACCGGCCCTTCGGCTGTCACCTGTGCGGAAAGACTTTCCGGCAGCTGTCGCACCTGGAGCGGCACAAGCGTATCCACACCGGGGAGCGACGCTACCATTGCACCACCTGTCAGAAGGCCTTCCGGGAGTCCAGCGACCTGCTGCGTCACCAGCAGATTCACACCCGGGAGAAATGCTTCCGCTGCCCCCTCTGCCTCAAGACCTATACCCAGTTGCGCTACTTAAAGATGCACCGCCTTAAGCATGGACTGAACCAAGAGGacgaagaagaggaggaggaggaggaatag